A part of Quatrionicoccus australiensis genomic DNA contains:
- a CDS encoding CHASE domain-containing protein has translation MSRHLVTTASDRRNAARWLWSLLVFALLAGATLAAWRWQSDIANTAREESHIRESAAQTAEIRNHLRLQGQFLRSLQAFATASGGQDPAAWQRFTKEIDIARNLTGLFAFAYAPAVNPAQRAKFLAAHAASGQRNFEIHPPPGNELALPITFIAPDNKDLRSAIGFNLLSENVRREAIEQAIASHDITLSGPITLITDQKTRRTSFQLIQAVYRPGMPLNNVAERRRAFSGIVLCAYHVDEFIASLSHNWHSQFGLKIYDDGGNYRPDPPVPPQLMFTSQTASEGETSEQILHHEIDFGGRNWILHYGQALEPAATRGLDTAKLILYGGLLASLSLALLVFHQANQRQRAERYVRRITTDLRQSEERLRLANAGSNDGLWDQNLQTGEEYMSPRMAEIFGIPATAMPDSVAAYIQRIHPDDASKRRLALRRHFRENTAFDVELRIIKPHSEEGWVRVRGEAVRDGTGKPVRIAGSVSDITERKHFEAALLAANLLMQSVLDAATEVAIISCQPDGLITVFNKGAEKMLGYSATEMLGRQTPLIIHDPQEVAERADELSRELGEPVAGFAAFVAIARRHESEQREWSYLRKDGQRLTVALVVTAQRDIAGEICGYLGIAVDISERKEALRELQLHRDHLQDLVAERTIRLDEALRQAQAANIAKSEFLANMSHELRTPMHAILSFSELGKDRADASNHDKLAQYFDRIGHSAQRLLALINELLDLAKLEAGRSNLNHTRTELLALIRHAGAQLDSLLQARKLTLAIDCVTPHSEIVCDPLRIEQVIHNLLANAIKFSPAGGHIAVQLFASQLPGGQPDENGKIQPALGIRFIDQGLGIPPDELESIFGKFVQSRLTKTGAGGTGLGLAICREIVALHRGTIVAENSAGAGACFTVTLPLNPWTDQSGQHE, from the coding sequence ATGTCCCGCCACCTAGTCACCACAGCAAGTGATCGACGCAACGCGGCGCGCTGGTTGTGGTCACTGCTGGTCTTCGCACTGCTGGCTGGTGCGACGCTGGCCGCCTGGCGCTGGCAATCGGATATCGCCAACACGGCGCGCGAGGAAAGCCATATCCGCGAAAGCGCAGCCCAAACCGCCGAGATCCGCAATCACCTGCGCCTGCAAGGCCAGTTTCTGCGCTCGCTGCAAGCCTTTGCAACCGCGAGTGGCGGCCAGGACCCTGCCGCATGGCAACGTTTCACCAAGGAAATCGACATTGCCCGCAATCTGACCGGGCTGTTTGCATTTGCCTATGCGCCAGCGGTCAACCCTGCTCAACGGGCAAAATTCCTTGCGGCCCACGCGGCAAGCGGACAGCGTAATTTCGAAATCCATCCGCCGCCGGGCAATGAGCTTGCATTACCCATCACTTTTATCGCGCCAGACAACAAGGATCTGCGCTCGGCCATCGGTTTCAACCTGCTCTCCGAAAACGTCCGGAGAGAAGCGATCGAACAGGCCATCGCCAGCCACGACATCACCCTGTCCGGCCCCATCACGCTAATCACCGACCAGAAGACCCGGCGCACCAGTTTTCAGCTGATTCAGGCGGTCTACCGTCCCGGCATGCCGCTCAACAACGTGGCTGAACGGCGCCGTGCCTTCAGCGGCATCGTGCTCTGCGCCTACCATGTCGATGAGTTCATTGCTTCGCTCAGTCACAACTGGCACAGCCAGTTCGGCCTGAAGATATACGATGACGGCGGCAATTACCGCCCCGATCCGCCGGTTCCTCCGCAACTGATGTTCACTTCGCAAACCGCCAGCGAAGGGGAGACAAGCGAGCAGATCCTGCATCACGAGATCGATTTCGGCGGCCGCAACTGGATACTGCATTACGGCCAGGCACTTGAACCTGCCGCCACAAGGGGCCTCGATACGGCCAAGCTGATCCTCTACGGTGGCTTGCTAGCCAGCCTGTCGCTCGCCCTTCTGGTCTTCCATCAGGCGAACCAACGCCAGCGGGCAGAACGCTATGTCCGGCGAATCACGACCGACCTGAGACAGTCGGAAGAGCGCCTTCGCCTGGCCAATGCCGGCTCCAACGACGGCCTGTGGGATCAGAACCTGCAGACCGGCGAAGAGTACATGTCTCCCCGCATGGCGGAAATATTCGGCATTCCCGCCACGGCCATGCCGGACTCGGTTGCCGCCTACATCCAGCGCATTCATCCGGACGACGCCAGCAAACGCAGACTTGCCCTGCGCCGTCACTTCCGCGAGAACACAGCGTTCGATGTCGAACTACGCATCATCAAGCCGCACAGCGAAGAAGGCTGGGTACGCGTCAGGGGCGAAGCGGTACGCGACGGCACCGGCAAGCCCGTCCGGATCGCCGGATCAGTCTCCGACATTACCGAGCGCAAGCATTTCGAGGCCGCGCTGCTGGCGGCCAATCTGCTGATGCAATCCGTCCTCGATGCAGCAACCGAAGTTGCCATCATTTCCTGTCAGCCGGACGGCCTGATTACCGTATTCAACAAAGGCGCCGAAAAGATGCTCGGCTATTCCGCCACGGAGATGCTCGGCCGACAAACACCGTTGATCATCCATGATCCGCAGGAGGTCGCCGAGCGCGCAGACGAGTTGAGCCGCGAACTTGGCGAACCTGTTGCAGGTTTTGCCGCTTTTGTCGCAATCGCCCGGCGGCACGAGTCCGAGCAGCGCGAATGGAGCTATCTCCGCAAGGATGGCCAGCGTTTGACGGTGGCTCTCGTGGTTACCGCCCAACGCGACATCGCCGGCGAAATCTGCGGCTATCTGGGCATTGCCGTCGACATCTCGGAACGCAAGGAAGCGCTGCGCGAGCTGCAACTGCACCGTGACCATCTGCAGGATCTCGTTGCCGAACGGACCATCCGGCTGGATGAAGCGCTCCGCCAGGCCCAGGCCGCCAATATCGCCAAATCGGAGTTTCTCGCCAACATGTCGCACGAGTTGCGCACCCCGATGCATGCCATCCTGAGCTTTTCCGAACTGGGCAAGGACAGGGCAGACGCCAGCAATCACGACAAGCTCGCCCAGTATTTCGACCGGATCGGCCACAGCGCCCAGCGCCTTCTGGCACTCATCAACGAACTGCTCGACCTGGCCAAGCTGGAGGCTGGACGCTCCAACCTCAACCACACGCGTACCGAGTTGCTGGCTTTGATCAGACACGCCGGCGCCCAACTCGACTCCCTGTTGCAGGCCCGCAAACTGACGCTGGCGATCGACTGCGTAACGCCGCACAGCGAAATTGTCTGCGATCCATTGCGCATCGAGCAGGTGATCCACAATCTGCTGGCCAATGCGATCAAGTTCTCGCCTGCCGGAGGCCACATCGCGGTACAACTGTTCGCGAGCCAGCTTCCCGGCGGTCAACCCGACGAAAATGGCAAAATCCAGCCAGCACTGGGTATCCGTTTCATTGATCAGGGCCTCGGCATTCCGCCTGACGAGCTGGAGAGCATTTTCGGCAAGTTCGTCCAGAGCCGGCTCACCAAGACCGGAGCGGGCGGTACCGGCCTCGGGCTGGCGATCTGCCGGGAGATAGTTGCGCTGCACCGTGGTACGATTGTTGCCGAAAACAGCGCCGGGGCCGGAGCCTGCTTTACCGTTACCTTGCCACTCAATCCCTGGACAGATCAGTCGGGCCAACATGAATAA
- a CDS encoding ABCB family ABC transporter ATP-binding protein/permease: MRHSTALPKPPAGQPLPERHVWLTLRTLFPYLWRYRLRVLAALACLVGAKVANVGVPMIFKEMIDGLSGPQQLLALPALLLALYGLLRFSTALFTELREILFARVTQRAVRQVSLEVFGHLHSLSLRFHLERQTGGVSRDIERGSRSISSLISYTLYSILPTLVEIGLVLGILFVKYDGGYVLITLVSLLAYIVFTIKVSNWRIDIRRAVNENDSAANSRAVDSLLNYETVKYFNNEAWEARRYDEQLLKWEDAATRSQTTLAFLNLGQQAIIALGVTAMMWRAASGVVAGTMTIGDLVLVNAFLIQLYMPLNFLGIVYREIRQALTDIERMFNLLKTDREIADAPDARDLPPGPLQINFDAVDFAYEPERAILKKLSFAVEPGRTVAVVGHSGAGKSTLSRLLYRFYDVSGGAIRINGLDLRSLKQTSLRAAIGIVPQDTVLFNDSIFYNINYGRPEASREEVIAAARAAQLHDFIESLPNKYETRVGERGLKLSGGEKQRVAIARALLKNPPILIFDEATSALDSATERAIQGQLELAAVGRTTLTIAHRLSTVMNAHEILVMSDGRIIERGTHGALLEAGGSYARMWTMQQQEDQTTPDAR, from the coding sequence ATGCGTCACAGCACCGCCCTCCCCAAGCCACCGGCTGGCCAGCCCCTGCCCGAGCGCCATGTCTGGCTGACCTTGCGCACGCTGTTCCCCTATCTGTGGCGTTATCGCCTGCGTGTACTCGCCGCACTCGCCTGCCTGGTCGGCGCCAAGGTGGCCAATGTCGGCGTACCGATGATCTTCAAGGAGATGATCGACGGCCTCTCCGGTCCGCAACAGCTGCTCGCCCTGCCGGCCTTGCTGCTCGCGCTTTACGGCTTGCTGCGTTTTTCCACGGCGCTGTTCACCGAACTGCGTGAAATCCTCTTCGCCCGCGTCACCCAGCGCGCCGTCCGCCAGGTTTCGCTGGAAGTTTTCGGCCACCTGCATTCGCTCAGCCTGCGCTTTCATCTCGAGCGCCAGACCGGCGGCGTGTCGCGCGACATCGAGCGCGGCTCGCGCTCGATTTCCAGCCTGATTTCCTACACGCTGTATTCCATCCTGCCGACCCTGGTCGAAATCGGCCTGGTGCTCGGCATTCTCTTTGTCAAATACGACGGCGGTTACGTGCTGATCACCCTCGTTTCGCTGCTCGCCTACATCGTGTTCACGATCAAGGTCAGCAACTGGCGCATCGACATCCGCCGTGCCGTCAATGAAAACGACTCCGCAGCCAACAGCCGGGCGGTCGACAGCCTGCTCAACTACGAAACGGTCAAGTACTTCAACAACGAAGCCTGGGAAGCCCGCCGTTACGACGAGCAACTGCTCAAATGGGAAGACGCGGCAACCCGCAGCCAGACCACGCTCGCCTTCCTCAATCTCGGCCAGCAGGCGATCATCGCGCTCGGCGTCACCGCCATGATGTGGCGCGCCGCGAGCGGCGTCGTGGCCGGCACGATGACGATCGGCGATCTCGTACTGGTCAATGCCTTCCTGATCCAGCTCTACATGCCGCTGAACTTCCTCGGCATCGTCTACCGCGAAATCCGTCAGGCACTGACCGATATCGAGCGCATGTTCAACCTGCTCAAGACCGATCGTGAAATCGCCGATGCCCCCGATGCGCGCGACCTGCCGCCCGGCCCGCTGCAGATCAATTTCGATGCGGTCGACTTCGCCTACGAACCGGAAAGGGCGATCCTGAAAAAACTCAGTTTTGCCGTCGAGCCGGGCCGGACCGTGGCCGTGGTTGGCCACTCAGGGGCCGGCAAATCGACGCTGTCGCGCCTGCTCTATCGCTTCTACGACGTCAGCGGCGGCGCCATCCGGATCAACGGGCTCGACCTGCGCAGCCTGAAACAAACCAGCCTGCGCGCCGCGATCGGCATCGTGCCGCAGGACACCGTGCTGTTCAATGACAGCATTTTCTACAACATCAACTACGGTCGCCCCGAGGCGAGCCGCGAGGAAGTGATTGCGGCAGCACGTGCAGCGCAGTTGCACGATTTCATCGAGTCGCTGCCCAACAAATACGAAACCAGGGTCGGCGAGCGCGGCCTCAAGCTCTCCGGCGGCGAAAAGCAGCGCGTCGCAATCGCCCGCGCCCTGCTCAAGAATCCGCCCATCCTGATTTTTGACGAAGCCACCTCGGCCCTAGACTCAGCCACCGAGCGCGCCATCCAGGGCCAGCTCGAACTGGCCGCCGTCGGCCGGACGACCCTGACCATCGCACACCGCCTGTCGACAGTGATGAACGCGCACGAAATCCTGGTCATGAGCGATGGCCGCATCATCGAGCGCGGCACCCACGGCGCACTGCTTGAAGCCGGCGGCAGTTATGCCCGCATGTGGACCATGCAGCAACAGGAAGACCAGACCACACCGGACGCGCGATAA
- a CDS encoding acyl-CoA thioesterase, with translation MDVDRLTLPEKHSTLRVVPMPADLNQNGDVFGGWVMAQVDVAGAIPAMRRARGRVATVSVHSFLFKQPVSVGDIVSLYADIVRVGATSITVKVEVYAERNYADPVVVKVTEAELTYVAIDAAGKKRQLPAEKD, from the coding sequence ATGGACGTCGACCGCCTCACCCTGCCGGAAAAGCATTCCACCCTGCGTGTCGTGCCGATGCCGGCCGATCTCAATCAGAACGGCGACGTTTTCGGCGGCTGGGTCATGGCCCAGGTCGACGTGGCCGGTGCGATTCCCGCCATGCGCCGGGCGCGCGGTCGGGTGGCGACGGTTTCCGTGCACTCCTTCCTGTTCAAGCAGCCGGTGTCGGTTGGCGATATCGTCAGTCTTTATGCCGATATCGTGCGGGTTGGCGCCACCTCGATTACCGTCAAGGTCGAGGTCTATGCCGAGCGCAATTACGCCGATCCGGTTGTCGTCAAGGTGACCGAGGCCGAGCTGACCTACGTGGCGATCGACGCCGCCGGCAAGAAGCGCCAGCTGCCAGCCGAAAAAGATTGA
- a CDS encoding OmpP1/FadL family transporter, which translates to MKKMTLRTVPALLLIAFSGAASASAFQLWEQNASGLGTAYAGSAAVADNASTIFFNPAGMTQLSGFQFSAGVNGVKPSYKFRSGAGGSNDGGDAGSWAAVPNGYLSWQVAPDWTLGFGISAPFGLSTEYKDNNWVGRFESLKSEIKTVNYNPSVAYRVNDKVSLGFGLNYQTIDAELTTAASRLKGSDSALGWNVGALFTLSPAMRVGASYRSAIKYTLEGDAAGAGPVRADLKLPDTFILSVWQQVSDRWEAMGDVSYTRWNSLKSLDVYNRDTGALITSETFNYKNAWRLAWGAAYLLNDTTKLKFGIAYDKTPVRDADRSARVPDNSRLWLSLGAQWNAGAHGKVDVGYSYLHVKDPSINQGLLVGRYDASGHVVGAQYSVGF; encoded by the coding sequence ATGAAGAAAATGACGTTGCGTACCGTGCCGGCCCTGTTGCTGATTGCCTTTTCCGGCGCCGCTTCGGCCTCGGCTTTTCAGCTCTGGGAGCAGAATGCCAGCGGTCTGGGCACGGCGTATGCCGGTTCGGCAGCGGTGGCCGACAACGCCAGTACCATTTTCTTCAATCCGGCCGGCATGACGCAGTTGTCGGGCTTCCAGTTTTCCGCCGGGGTCAATGGCGTGAAGCCGAGCTACAAGTTCCGTAGCGGTGCGGGCGGCAGTAATGACGGTGGCGATGCCGGCAGCTGGGCGGCTGTGCCGAATGGCTATCTGTCCTGGCAAGTTGCGCCGGACTGGACGCTGGGTTTCGGCATTTCGGCACCTTTCGGGCTGTCGACCGAGTACAAGGACAACAACTGGGTTGGTCGCTTCGAGTCGCTGAAATCCGAAATCAAGACCGTCAATTACAACCCGTCGGTGGCCTATCGCGTCAATGACAAGGTGTCACTCGGTTTTGGCCTGAATTACCAGACGATCGATGCGGAGTTGACTACGGCCGCTTCCCGACTGAAAGGCAGCGATTCTGCTTTGGGGTGGAATGTCGGTGCTTTGTTCACCCTGTCACCGGCCATGCGCGTCGGTGCTTCCTACCGTTCGGCGATCAAATACACACTGGAAGGTGACGCTGCTGGCGCAGGTCCGGTGCGTGCCGATCTCAAGCTTCCCGACACGTTCATTCTTTCCGTCTGGCAGCAGGTTTCCGACCGCTGGGAAGCGATGGGCGATGTTTCCTACACGCGCTGGAATTCGTTGAAGTCGCTTGATGTCTATAACCGCGATACTGGTGCCCTGATCACCAGCGAAACCTTCAACTACAAGAACGCCTGGCGCCTGGCCTGGGGTGCGGCTTATTTGCTGAACGACACGACCAAGCTCAAGTTCGGTATTGCCTACGACAAGACGCCGGTCCGCGATGCCGATCGGTCTGCCCGCGTTCCCGACAACAGCCGTCTCTGGTTGTCGCTCGGCGCGCAATGGAATGCCGGTGCGCATGGCAAGGTCGATGTTGGCTACTCCTATCTGCACGTGAAGGATCCGAGTATCAACCAGGGGTTGCTGGTTGGTCGCTACGATGCCAGCGGTCATGTTGTCGGCGCCCAGTATTCGGTAGGGTTCTGA
- a CDS encoding DUF2802 domain-containing protein, with translation MSLEMGGVMLGMREAVIVLIALVALYMVFVLLRMRHLRGTAEQKLEKASVETKPAESFADEAPEISLPASAPEPWPPASPSLADAALQQGLEQEVAQLREELDSIRGELAALREDMLNELAHLRATQSVSPIYGDAMQMAAAGYEPAMIADRCGIARAEAELVVALAKSQER, from the coding sequence TTGTCGCTGGAGATGGGCGGCGTGATGCTGGGGATGCGTGAAGCAGTCATTGTGCTGATCGCCCTGGTTGCGCTGTACATGGTTTTTGTCCTGTTGCGCATGCGCCACCTGCGAGGTACTGCCGAGCAGAAGCTTGAGAAGGCGAGCGTCGAGACAAAGCCGGCTGAGTCTTTCGCCGACGAGGCGCCGGAAATTTCCCTTCCTGCTTCAGCCCCCGAACCGTGGCCGCCGGCCTCTCCCAGTCTTGCCGATGCTGCCTTGCAGCAGGGGCTGGAACAGGAAGTTGCCCAATTGCGCGAAGAACTCGACTCGATTCGTGGCGAACTGGCTGCGCTGCGGGAAGACATGTTGAACGAACTGGCACATCTGCGTGCCACGCAATCGGTTTCGCCGATTTACGGCGATGCGATGCAGATGGCGGCCGCCGGTTACGAACCCGCGATGATCGCAGACCGCTGCGGTATCGCCCGCGCCGAGGCCGAGCTGGTCGTGGCGCTGGCCAAGAGTCAGGAACGGTGA
- a CDS encoding SPOR domain-containing protein: MTDKPENSENEDSAGELRNKLIQRLAVAGVMVALLLGVLAFFDYLSTPQEEPDEPVFTSPVPVAPKKPLSQPVTTSNELPEPPVPAPVIAETPPPPQVAVQPAVVEVAKPEAPKPELPRPAPVPENRPAQPSTAGAAKPPASVPAPTPVPSVQRPSRPVPESTAAPSQVPVQPEPAPTTLAPNPKPSVRVIETRQTPVEAPSGASRLFSGFLLQAGVFASPQRAEELHAKLTLSGVPSTLETRVQVGPFRTRQEAELAQAKLKELGVETVLVPPKAGKH; the protein is encoded by the coding sequence ATGACGGACAAGCCTGAAAATTCGGAAAACGAAGACAGTGCCGGCGAGCTGCGCAACAAGCTGATCCAGCGTCTGGCTGTCGCCGGCGTCATGGTGGCGCTGCTGCTAGGTGTGCTGGCTTTCTTCGATTATCTGTCGACGCCTCAGGAAGAACCGGACGAGCCGGTGTTTACCAGCCCGGTCCCGGTCGCCCCGAAAAAGCCGCTTTCGCAGCCGGTAACGACCAGCAACGAATTGCCGGAGCCGCCAGTGCCGGCGCCGGTGATTGCAGAAACACCGCCGCCTCCGCAAGTCGCCGTCCAGCCTGCCGTTGTCGAGGTTGCCAAGCCGGAAGCACCCAAGCCGGAGCTTCCCAGGCCTGCGCCCGTACCGGAAAACCGGCCGGCGCAGCCGTCGACCGCTGGGGCCGCGAAGCCGCCGGCCAGTGTGCCTGCGCCAACGCCTGTACCGTCGGTGCAAAGGCCGTCACGTCCGGTCCCGGAATCGACAGCGGCGCCGAGCCAGGTTCCTGTGCAGCCGGAGCCCGCTCCGACGACTCTCGCACCCAATCCCAAGCCCAGTGTCCGGGTTATTGAAACGCGCCAGACGCCGGTCGAGGCGCCGAGTGGCGCATCGCGTCTTTTCTCCGGTTTCCTGCTCCAGGCCGGCGTTTTTGCCAGCCCGCAACGAGCAGAGGAATTGCACGCCAAGCTGACCCTGAGCGGTGTACCTTCGACACTCGAGACCCGGGTTCAGGTTGGCCCCTTCCGTACCCGGCAGGAGGCGGAGCTGGCCCAGGCAAAACTCAAGGAACTGGGTGTTGAAACGGTGCTCGTGCCGCCCAAGGCCGGCAAGCACTAG
- a CDS encoding DUF2846 domain-containing protein, translated as MKSFLKLAAMMAIVASLTTGCASIQRGDPLRSAEIKKFNQKVDTAQIYVCRNGSIFGMGMRPHIEINNNPLATIATSTYAYTELPAGSYRIVAKTPEHESVMEIKLAGGEQKFFQTWVVPGVLAGRGVIDEIKAEEGKECVKNAELVEAVIN; from the coding sequence ATGAAATCTTTTCTGAAACTGGCCGCCATGATGGCCATTGTCGCTTCGCTGACTACAGGTTGCGCAAGCATCCAGCGCGGCGATCCCTTGCGTAGCGCTGAAATTAAGAAATTCAACCAGAAAGTCGATACCGCCCAAATCTACGTCTGCAGAAATGGAAGCATTTTTGGCATGGGTATGCGACCGCACATCGAAATCAACAACAACCCACTCGCCACTATTGCAACCAGCACTTACGCCTATACAGAACTGCCTGCGGGAAGTTATCGCATAGTAGCCAAAACTCCCGAGCACGAATCAGTGATGGAAATCAAGCTAGCCGGGGGAGAACAGAAATTTTTCCAAACATGGGTTGTTCCTGGCGTTTTGGCTGGCAGGGGAGTAATCGATGAAATCAAGGCTGAAGAAGGCAAAGAGTGCGTCAAAAATGCCGAGTTGGTAGAAGCAGTTATCAACTAG
- a CDS encoding tetratricopeptide repeat protein has product MNPRIESLEKMLDGPRDGALLRFSLGNEYLKTGDPAAAGKCFQAAVDRDPNYSAAWKALGKALNEAGDAAGAVAAYEQGIAVAEARGDIQAAKEMSVFVKRIHSLKNS; this is encoded by the coding sequence ATGAACCCACGCATCGAATCCCTGGAAAAAATGTTGGATGGCCCGCGCGACGGCGCCCTGCTCCGCTTCTCGCTGGGCAATGAATACCTCAAGACCGGCGATCCGGCCGCCGCCGGAAAATGCTTTCAGGCCGCAGTCGACCGCGACCCGAACTATTCCGCCGCGTGGAAAGCGCTCGGCAAGGCACTCAATGAAGCCGGCGATGCGGCCGGCGCAGTCGCCGCCTATGAGCAGGGAATTGCGGTTGCCGAGGCGCGCGGCGATATTCAGGCGGCCAAGGAAATGAGCGTGTTCGTTAAACGAATCCACTCATTGAAAAATTCATAG
- a CDS encoding RidA family protein, with translation MAKTIIATPNAPAAIGTYSQAVRVGDTVYLSGQIGLDPASMQMVDGIDAQIVRVFENLKAVAEAAGGSLGDVVKLNVFLTDLGNFAKVNETMTKYFKEPFPARAAVGVKELPRGALVEADAVMVIG, from the coding sequence ATGGCCAAGACCATCATCGCCACCCCGAACGCACCGGCCGCCATCGGCACCTACTCGCAAGCCGTGCGTGTCGGCGACACCGTGTACCTGTCGGGGCAGATCGGCCTCGATCCGGCTTCCATGCAGATGGTAGACGGTATCGACGCGCAAATCGTTCGCGTTTTCGAGAATCTCAAGGCGGTGGCCGAAGCGGCCGGCGGCTCGCTGGGCGATGTCGTCAAGCTCAACGTCTTCCTGACCGACCTGGGCAATTTCGCCAAGGTCAATGAAACCATGACCAAGTATTTCAAGGAACCGTTCCCGGCGCGCGCCGCCGTCGGCGTCAAGGAACTGCCGCGCGGCGCACTGGTCGAGGCCGACGCGGTGATGGTCATCGGCTGA
- the recG gene encoding ATP-dependent DNA helicase RecG has translation MPDAGAAAPAVPPGSPAIRASEALLKKLAKIGLHSEADLLVHLPLRYEDETRITPVAHAPWGEAVLVEVVVSSCEVQYRPRRQMVVHAVDDSGELVMRFFSFYPNQQAALAVGAKVRAFGEVRGGFFGAEMVHPRFHKVRDDEPLPDEMTPVYPSTAGVANSALQKLIGKALQVGDLSDTLPDELRQRLKLPALARSLRFLHRPPPGTDLDTLHARNHPAWRRVKFDEVLAQQMSLRRAYLARREQGAPVLVARDDLGARLVDSLPFGLTGAQLRAMAEIAGDLAQPYPMQRLLQGDVGAGKTIVAALAACQAISAGWQAAFMAPTEILAEQHYLKLKDWLEPLGIKVAWLSGSLKTKAKREQLAATAADAQLVVGTHALIQDGVDFAKLGLAIVDEQHRFGVAQRLALRKKGANPHQLMMSATPIPRTLAMSYYADLDVTVLDELPPGRTPIKTRLVADNRRQDVVGFVQKLVEEGRQAYWVCPLIEESEALQLQTAQETYETLSADLPGLTVGLVHGRLKADEKQAVMSAFAAGEIDVLVATTVIEVGVDVPNASLMVIEHAERFGLSQLHQLRGRVGRGQYESSCVLIYAGPLGEIARQRLKIIFENTDGFEIARQDLQIRGPGEFVGARQSGVPLLRYADLEMDADLVEMAREVAEEMLTRHPDLAERHLKRWLGAREELLKS, from the coding sequence ATGCCGGACGCCGGGGCTGCGGCCCCTGCCGTGCCGCCCGGCTCGCCGGCGATCCGGGCGTCGGAAGCGCTGCTCAAGAAGCTCGCCAAGATCGGCCTCCATAGCGAGGCCGATTTGCTGGTGCACCTGCCGCTGCGCTACGAGGACGAAACGCGGATCACGCCGGTGGCGCATGCGCCCTGGGGCGAAGCGGTACTCGTCGAAGTGGTGGTCAGCAGCTGCGAGGTGCAGTACCGGCCGCGCCGGCAGATGGTCGTGCATGCCGTGGACGATAGCGGCGAGCTGGTCATGCGTTTCTTCAGCTTCTACCCGAACCAGCAGGCGGCGCTTGCGGTCGGGGCGAAAGTGCGCGCTTTCGGCGAGGTGCGCGGCGGCTTCTTCGGCGCCGAGATGGTGCACCCGCGCTTTCACAAGGTGCGCGACGACGAGCCGTTGCCTGACGAAATGACCCCGGTTTACCCGTCGACCGCTGGCGTCGCCAATTCGGCGCTGCAAAAGCTGATCGGCAAGGCGCTACAGGTTGGTGATCTGTCTGACACCCTGCCCGACGAACTTCGCCAGCGCCTGAAACTGCCGGCCCTGGCGCGCAGCCTGCGCTTTTTGCACCGGCCGCCGCCGGGTACCGATCTCGACACCCTGCATGCGCGCAATCACCCGGCCTGGCGCCGGGTCAAGTTCGACGAGGTGCTGGCGCAACAGATGTCCTTGCGCCGCGCCTACCTCGCCCGCCGCGAGCAGGGCGCGCCGGTGCTGGTGGCGCGCGACGATCTCGGTGCCCGCCTGGTCGACAGCCTGCCCTTCGGCCTGACCGGCGCGCAGTTGCGGGCGATGGCCGAGATTGCCGGCGACCTCGCCCAGCCCTACCCGATGCAGCGTCTGCTGCAGGGCGACGTCGGTGCCGGCAAGACCATCGTCGCCGCGCTCGCCGCCTGCCAGGCGATCTCGGCCGGCTGGCAGGCCGCCTTCATGGCGCCGACCGAAATCCTCGCCGAGCAGCACTACCTTAAACTCAAGGACTGGCTGGAACCGCTTGGCATCAAGGTCGCCTGGCTGTCGGGCAGCCTGAAGACCAAGGCCAAGCGCGAACAGCTGGCGGCAACCGCTGCCGATGCGCAACTGGTGGTCGGCACACATGCGCTGATCCAGGATGGCGTCGATTTCGCCAAACTGGGTCTGGCCATCGTCGACGAGCAGCACCGTTTCGGCGTTGCACAGCGCCTGGCGCTACGCAAGAAGGGGGCGAACCCGCACCAGTTGATGATGTCGGCGACGCCGATCCCGCGCACGCTGGCGATGAGCTATTACGCCGATCTCGACGTCACCGTGCTCGACGAACTGCCGCCCGGCCGGACGCCGATCAAGACCCGCCTGGTCGCCGACAACCGGCGCCAGGACGTGGTCGGTTTCGTGCAGAAACTGGTCGAGGAGGGCCGTCAGGCCTACTGGGTCTGCCCGCTGATCGAGGAGTCGGAAGCCCTGCAGTTGCAGACGGCGCAGGAAACCTACGAAACGCTTTCGGCCGATTTGCCGGGGTTGACCGTCGGCCTCGTGCACGGCCGTCTCAAGGCCGACGAGAAACAGGCCGTGATGAGCGCGTTCGCCGCCGGCGAGATCGACGTGCTGGTGGCGACGACGGTGATCGAGGTCGGCGTCGATGTGCCCAACGCCAGCCTGATGGTCATCGAGCATGCCGAGCGCTTCGGCCTGTCGCAGCTGCACCAGTTGCGCGGCCGGGTTGGCCGTGGCCAGTACGAATCAAGCTGCGTGCTGATCTATGCAGGGCCGCTCGGCGAAATCGCGCGGCAGCGCCTGAAGATCATTTTCGAGAATACCGACGGCTTCGAGATCGCCCGCCAGGACCTGCAGATCCGCGGTCCCGGCGAGTTCGTCGGTGCCCGCCAGAGCGGCGTGCCGCTGCTGCGCTATGCTGACCTCGAAATGGATGCCGACCTGGTCGAGATGGCGCGTGAAGTCGCCGAAGAAATGCTGACCCGGCATCCCGATCTCGCCGAACGCCATCTCAAGCGCTGGCTCGGGGCGCGTGAGGAACTGCTCAAGTCGTAA